Proteins encoded together in one Staphylococcus aureus window:
- the rpsU gene encoding 30S ribosomal protein S21, with protein MSKTVVRKNESLEDALRRFKRSVSKSGTIQEVRKREFYEKPSVKRKKKSEAARKRKFK; from the coding sequence ATGTCTAAAACAGTAGTACGTAAAAATGAATCACTTGAAGATGCGTTACGTAGATTTAAACGTTCAGTTTCTAAAAGTGGAACAATCCAAGAAGTACGTAAACGTGAATTTTACGAAAAACCAAGCGTAAAACGTAAAAAGAAATCAGAAGCTGCACGTAAACGTAAATTCAAATAA
- a CDS encoding SPOR domain-containing protein: MSVGILIFVISVIISIITTMRENSHKDRQNQKPPQKTSTDNEPKKGGFFEEIERTFKEISEELNEEEKKSSKRKYDDTLPPLFDELPKEEPKSKPVVEPMAPKKQQETKPMTEKPITVPKAEPVEQKHRPSRQDNSDEIRRQLEKSLRDDIKTIRTDIDREKEKQIAKMEKRARDIIEDKYLSERTKRLKLKQLLNSQNVEKDLTKSAFQFDKDEVINGMIWSEILAKPKQL; the protein is encoded by the coding sequence ATGAGTGTCGGTATTCTAATTTTTGTCATATCAGTGATCATTTCTATCATTACTACTATGCGCGAAAATAGTCATAAAGATAGACAAAATCAAAAGCCACCTCAAAAAACATCTACCGATAATGAACCAAAAAAAGGTGGCTTTTTTGAAGAAATTGAGCGAACGTTTAAAGAAATAAGTGAAGAATTAAATGAAGAAGAAAAGAAATCATCGAAACGAAAATATGATGATACGTTACCACCTTTATTCGATGAACTTCCAAAGGAAGAGCCTAAATCGAAACCTGTTGTAGAACCTATGGCACCTAAAAAACAACAAGAAACAAAACCGATGACAGAGAAACCAATCACAGTGCCTAAAGCAGAACCGGTGGAGCAGAAACATAGACCTTCTAGACAAGATAATTCTGACGAAATTAGACGTCAATTAGAAAAATCACTTAGAGATGATATTAAAACGATTCGTACTGACATTGATAGAGAAAAAGAAAAGCAAATTGCTAAAATGGAAAAACGTGCTAGAGATATTATTGAGGATAAATACTTATCTGAACGTACAAAACGTTTGAAATTAAAGCAGCTGCTTAATTCTCAAAATGTCGAAAAAGATTTGACTAAATCAGCGTTCCAATTTGATAAAGATGAAGTAATCAATGGTATGATATGGTCAGAAATTTTAGCTAAACCAAAACAATTATAA
- a CDS encoding NfeD family protein, whose product MTTILESTAGDTWVEQVSNIIVQPIFTLILTCLTFLGFVYQLYSKKINAAGIIATLSLLILFLGFLIQGNVNMHSILIFSIGVILVVIELFVVGAVIGIIGMILITISITTLGDNLLFMLANVIVALILTIVEWVILVKIFNRKIPFLDKVILKDSTNSESGYNSHDNRSHLVGKTAQTVTDLRPAGIIFCENERIDAVSDGNFILRNKTVKILEVEGTRVVVREVD is encoded by the coding sequence ATGACAACTATCTTGGAATCAACGGCTGGAGATACTTGGGTTGAACAAGTTAGCAATATAATTGTTCAACCTATTTTTACGTTAATATTAACCTGTTTGACATTCTTAGGATTTGTATATCAACTTTACTCTAAAAAAATCAATGCAGCTGGTATTATCGCCACATTATCATTACTTATTTTATTTTTGGGATTTCTAATCCAAGGAAATGTCAATATGCATTCTATCTTAATATTCTCAATTGGCGTTATATTAGTTGTAATTGAATTATTTGTAGTTGGTGCAGTAATTGGTATTATTGGCATGATACTGATAACTATAAGCATAACAACGCTCGGTGATAATTTGCTATTTATGCTTGCGAATGTTATCGTTGCCTTGATTTTAACGATTGTAGAATGGGTGATATTAGTGAAGATTTTCAACAGAAAGATTCCGTTTTTGGATAAAGTTATCTTAAAAGATTCAACTAATTCTGAGTCAGGTTACAATTCTCATGATAACCGCTCGCACCTCGTAGGAAAGACTGCTCAAACAGTTACAGATCTTCGACCTGCAGGGATTATTTTTTGTGAAAATGAACGTATTGATGCTGTTTCAGATGGCAACTTTATTTTGCGCAATAAAACGGTAAAAATCCTTGAAGTTGAAGGAACAAGAGTAGTTGTGAGGGAAGTAGATTAA
- the floA gene encoding flotillin-like protein FloA (flotillin-like protein involved in membrane lipid rafts) codes for MFSLSFIVIAVIIVVALLILFSFVPIGLWISALAAGVHVGIGTLVGMRLRRVSPRKVIAPLIKAHKAGLALTTNQLESHYLAGGNVDRVVDANIAAQRADIDLPFERAAAIDLAGRDVLEAVQMSVNPKVIETPFIAGVAMNGIEVKAKARITVRANIARLVGGAGEETIIARVGEGIVSTIGSSKHHTEVLENPDNISKTVLSKGLDSGTAFEILSIDIADVDISKNIGADLQTEQALADKNIAQAKAEERRAMAVATEQEMKARVQEMHAKVVEAESEVPLAMAEALRSGNISVKDYYNLKNIEADTGMRNAINKRTDQSDDESPEH; via the coding sequence ATGTTTAGTTTAAGTTTTATCGTAATAGCAGTTATTATAGTAGTTGCATTACTTATTTTATTCTCATTTGTACCCATTGGTTTATGGATTTCAGCGTTAGCAGCTGGCGTTCATGTTGGTATAGGTACATTGGTTGGTATGCGTTTACGTCGTGTATCTCCAAGAAAAGTTATAGCGCCATTAATTAAAGCGCACAAAGCAGGACTAGCATTAACAACAAACCAATTAGAATCGCATTATCTAGCAGGAGGAAATGTTGACAGAGTTGTTGACGCTAATATTGCTGCACAACGTGCTGACATTGATCTTCCTTTCGAACGTGCTGCTGCAATTGACCTTGCAGGACGTGACGTATTAGAAGCGGTTCAAATGTCTGTTAATCCTAAAGTCATTGAAACACCATTTATCGCAGGTGTAGCAATGAACGGTATTGAAGTGAAAGCCAAAGCTCGTATCACAGTTAGAGCTAATATTGCTCGACTTGTTGGTGGTGCTGGTGAAGAAACAATCATCGCACGTGTTGGTGAAGGTATCGTTTCAACAATTGGTTCTAGTAAGCATCATACAGAAGTACTTGAAAACCCAGATAATATTTCTAAAACAGTTTTAAGCAAAGGTTTAGATTCAGGTACTGCATTTGAAATTTTATCAATTGATATTGCTGACGTTGATATTAGTAAAAATATTGGTGCAGACTTACAAACTGAACAAGCATTAGCAGACAAAAATATTGCACAAGCAAAAGCTGAAGAACGTAGAGCTATGGCTGTAGCAACTGAGCAAGAAATGAAAGCGCGTGTACAAGAAATGCATGCTAAAGTAGTTGAAGCCGAATCTGAAGTACCATTAGCTATGGCTGAAGCATTACGTTCAGGTAATATCAGTGTTAAAGATTATTATAATTTGAAAAATATCGAAGCTGATACAGGCATGAGAAATGCAATTAATAAACGAACTGATCAAAGTGATGATGAGTCACCTGAACATTAA
- the mtaB gene encoding tRNA (N(6)-L-threonylcarbamoyladenosine(37)-C(2))-methylthiotransferase MtaB gives MSTVAFHTLGCKVNHYETEAIWQLFKEANYERVDFEANADVFVINTCTVTNTGDKKSRQIIRRAIRQNPDAVICVTGCYAQTSSAEIMEIPGVDVVVGTQDRHKLLGYIDEFRKERQPINGVGNIMKNRKYEELDVPYFTDRTRASLKIQEGCNNFCTFCIIPWARGLMRSRDPEKVVEQATQLVNSGYKEIVLTGIHTGGYGQDLKDYNLAQLLRDLETINGLERIRISSIEASQLTDEVIDVLERSTKVVRHLHIPLQSGSDTVLKRMRRKYTMDRFSERLTKLHKALPDLAVTSDVIVGFPGETEAEFQETYDFIVKHKFSELHVFPYSPRIGTPAARMDDQIDEEIKNERVHKLITLSNQLGKLYASKFDQDVLEVIPEEQGDTEGTLVGYADNYMKVQFEGDESLIGQIVKVKITQANYPLNEGQAIKVVDFATNKSDREVLV, from the coding sequence ATGTCAACAGTTGCGTTTCACACATTAGGTTGTAAAGTAAACCATTATGAAACTGAAGCAATCTGGCAATTATTTAAAGAAGCAAACTATGAGCGCGTTGACTTTGAAGCGAATGCTGATGTATTTGTTATTAATACTTGTACAGTAACGAATACGGGTGATAAAAAAAGTCGTCAAATAATTAGACGTGCAATAAGACAAAATCCTGATGCTGTAATCTGTGTAACAGGTTGTTATGCGCAAACTTCATCAGCTGAAATTATGGAAATTCCTGGTGTCGATGTAGTAGTTGGTACACAAGATAGACATAAACTATTAGGTTACATTGACGAATTCCGTAAAGAACGCCAACCAATTAATGGTGTTGGAAATATCATGAAAAATCGTAAATATGAAGAATTAGATGTCCCTTATTTTACAGATAGAACACGTGCGTCATTAAAAATTCAAGAAGGTTGTAACAACTTCTGCACATTCTGTATTATTCCATGGGCTCGTGGCTTAATGCGTTCAAGAGATCCGGAAAAAGTAGTTGAACAAGCGACGCAACTAGTGAATTCAGGATATAAGGAAATTGTATTGACGGGAATTCATACAGGTGGATATGGTCAAGATTTAAAAGATTATAACTTGGCCCAATTATTACGTGATCTTGAAACGATTAATGGATTAGAACGAATTCGAATTTCTTCAATTGAAGCAAGTCAACTTACAGATGAAGTAATTGACGTTTTAGAACGTTCAACAAAAGTTGTGCGTCATTTGCATATTCCATTACAATCTGGTTCAGATACAGTATTAAAACGTATGAGACGTAAGTATACAATGGATAGATTTTCAGAACGATTAACAAAATTGCATAAAGCTTTACCAGACTTGGCAGTTACGAGTGATGTAATTGTTGGTTTCCCAGGTGAAACTGAAGCTGAGTTCCAAGAAACATATGATTTTATCGTAAAGCATAAGTTCTCTGAACTGCATGTTTTCCCTTATTCTCCTAGAATTGGCACGCCAGCTGCAAGAATGGATGACCAAATTGATGAAGAAATTAAAAATGAACGGGTGCATAAGTTAATTACGCTAAGCAATCAACTCGGAAAGTTATATGCGTCTAAATTTGATCAAGATGTGCTTGAAGTAATTCCTGAGGAACAGGGTGACACAGAAGGTACATTAGTTGGATATGCAGATAATTATATGAAAGTACAATTTGAAGGTGACGAATCACTCATAGGTCAAATTGTAAAAGTTAAAATTACGCAAGCAAATTATCCATTAAATGAAGGGCAAGCAATTAAAGTTGTTGATTTCGCAACAAATAAATCTGATAGAGAAGTTTTAGTTTAA